The following nucleotide sequence is from Mucilaginibacter sp. cycad4.
GATTGTTGCCGGTGCCCAGGCTTTGTACCTTATTGATAAATCTGGATACGTTTGCTGAAATTCCATATGAAAACTTGCCAACCGCCCCCTGGTAAGCAGCTGCTATTTCAAACCCCTTGTTTTGTATCTCCCCGGCGTTGGTATAAGGAGTTCCCGGGAATCCCGCATACGAAGGTAACTGGACCTGTAATAACATGTTTTTCGTATGCTTTATGAAATAATCCGCAGAAACCGTTAATTTATTATTCAATAATCCGAGATCCAATCCGATATTGGTTTGTTCAGATGTTTCCCAGGTAATGCTTGGGTTACCCAGGGAGCTTAAATAATATCCGTTGGTAACAGCATCGCCAAAAACATAACGATAACCATTAGCACCCTCAATTAATGATAAATATGGATTATTAGTTCCGCCAGGCATGCTTTGGTTTCCTATCTGTCCCCAGCCGGCCCTTAATTTTAGCATATTAATGAATGACAGGGTATTTAGGTTTTGAAAGAATTTTTCACTGCTTATTTTCCATCCTGCCGACACAGAGGGAAATGTTCCCCATTGTTTATCAGAAGCAAATTTCGAGGATCCATCCCGCCGCACGGTGGCCGTCAACAGGTACTTGTCGGCATAGGCATAGTTAACCCTTGCAAAATATGATCTGAGTGCATAATTGGTCTTATTTCCAGTTAATGAAATATCCCCCGTTGCTGCGTTCAGTACTTGTAACGAGGGGTCATTGTTAGCAGTACCCTGCCGGCTCACGTTTACAAAATTGCCTTTATACAATTCTTCTGTATAGCCCAGAAGACCGGTAATAGAATGTTCGCCAAATTTGTTGTTATAAGTCAAAGTATTTTCCCATACCTGGCCAAAAAAATTGGCATTTTCCTCCGTTACAGTGCTTAAATCGTTTTTTTCGAGCGCATCAATATAGTATTGAGGAGTATAAGCAGACCTCCTGTTGTTGTTGTAATCATACCCCATACTTGATCTTAATTTCAATCCCTTTAAAACTTCTAACTCACCATAAACATTGCCGACAAGCTGTACCAGAAAGGTCCGGTCATTCATCCTGGAAATTATGCCCGCCGGATTGAAATTGCCGGTAACAGCCGAGTAGGCGTATTTGTTATAGCGATAATTAAGATCGTTTGGGTCAGCATTGGGCTTAAGAATCGGTGATAAAGGGTCGTCATTCAAAATTTCATTCACAATGCCTCCCGGCGCATTTTCGCCGTACCTGCCCGATGTAATGGAGTGGGTGATATTTAAATTTTCCCCTATTACCAGGCGATTGTTAATTGTATAGTCGGTATTCAGGCGAACCGTGTATCTCTTATAGCCACTATTTTCAATTATCCCTTTTTGATCGAAGTATCCGGCACTGGCAGAATAGCGGACATTATCGGTTCCCCCGCGTATGGCAACACCATAATTCTGAACGACGGCCGTTTTTAGTAGTTCCTTTGCCCAATTGGTATTGTAGCCTTTGTCGTACTGCTCTTTAACAGTTTTAACATAGGTAAAAAAAGGGTCGCTTGTGGTAAATGGATCAATATTGGGATTGGGATTAGCGATAGAACGCAGGTAACCATTTAAATATGCAGTCTTTTTATAATCAAGATACTGATCACGGTTTAAGGTCACCGGAAGATTACTTACATTGCTTATAGCAGTATTTGCGTTTAATGAAATTGCAGGCTTACCGCTTGCTCCTTTTAGGGTAGTAATTAACACCACTCCGTTAGCGCCTCTTGAACCATATATCGCCGTGGCGGATGCATCCTTCAACACCTCAATCCTTGAAATGTCTGAAGGGTTCAGGAAATTGATACTGTTTACAAACATACCGTCCACCACGTATAGTGGATCATTATTATTGACAGTGCCTATACCCCTGATTCGGATAGTGCCCTCACTGCCGGGAGCCCCGGAATTAGTAGTTACCAGGACGCCGGATGCCCTTCCCTGGATTGCTTCTGTTGCGTTAATCGGTGCAGCCTTTTGAAGGTCCTTTGCACTTACGGAGGATATTGCTCCAGTTAAGTCAGACTTCCGCTGGGTGCCATAACCAACCACAACGACTTCTGCCATGTTTCCGCTCACCGGAGAAAGTGAAATATTTAAGTTATTTTGCCCGCCAATAGTTACCTCTTTTTTTTCATATCCTACAAAGGATATGACCAATACGGAGGAAGAGGAAGGTGCATTAATTGTAAAATTTCCTTGTTGATCTGTTTGTGCTCCGGTCCTGGTCCCCTTGATCTGAACACTTGCATTGGGCAAGGGGCTTCCTTTTTCATCTGCTATTCTCCCGCGAATGCTAACCTGTGCAAGTGCAGAAAAACTTAATAACAAAAAGAACATAATTTGAATAAGCGTCTTCTTTGCAAACGCCCGGCATAGCCGATAATTTATTGGTTCTTGTTCCAACTTATCGGGCAATTTTGTTGTTTGGATGAGGTTTCTATACATAAATAGTTTATAATTAAGGTGGTGAAATCTCTTTTTGAAGAGGTGAAAATTTATTTATTCAGATAATACGGCACAGGTTTATGATTGGAGTTTTGTTGTATTTATCCTTTTATAAAGCTGTAACACGAATTTTTTGATGTCCAAATGGTTTAAAATTCAGACACTCTTTATGTTTTGGTAACCCTCCCCCGCTCTGTTCTTAATCGCTACTTTTCGAAATGAAATCCTTATCAGTATGAAGTTGGGTTACTCGCTTAATTGGTTGTGTATTACAAAATTGTGATCAAAACAGGCTTAAAAAAAACACTCCGCTTGCCATTTCCGATACACTATTTACCTATATTTACCCGGTACTGAATTTTTCACAGCCATTCTCAACACTTTTGTTCCATTTTTAATGAAAAAGATCTTCAGCGAACTTCCCCATCCCGTTGATTCCAGTATTATTGTAAAGCAGGAAATCACGACGAAATTTGTCAACACTTTCCATTTTCATGATGGTTTTGAGGTCACATTTATTATCCGTGGGCAAGGGAAATTTTATGGAGGGAACCAGTTATTGAATTTCGGAGAGGGAGACATGTATTTCTTCGGACCGCTATTCCCGCACTATTTTGTCAACGAAAAGTATTCCGAAAACGTCAATCAAATGGCCCATTCAATTGCAGTACAGTTTCAGGAAGATTTCCTGGGTAAAGAGCTCTATGAAAAACCGGAATTTGGTAAAATAAAGGACCTTTTGAAGTTTGCCCAGTCGGCATGTCTTAAACTTACAATATCAAGTAATGAGATCCAGGAAAGGTTTGTACAACTGACAAAACAGCAAGGGGTCAAAAAAATCCTGCTTTTACTGGAGCTGCTTGACTACATGGCATCACTACCCAAAAAGAGCTTTAATGTACTAACGATCGATGCTCCAAAAACTATTGAAAACGCTAAGGGTTTTTCCAAATTGGACGCTGTATACCGTTATGTGCTCGAAAACTTTAAACAGGACGTTAATTCCCAAAAAGCTGCGGGACTTGCCTGTTTAAATGAAACTGCTTTTTGCCGGTATTTCAAGCGGCAGACTAAAAATACATTTTCCCAATTTGTCAATAAGGTGCGAGTCACCCACGCTACCTCATTACTACAAGATAAAAATAGAAGTATAGCGAATATTTGCTACGAATGCGGATTTAATAACCTTTCATATTTTAACAGACAGTTCAGAAAATTCACGAATAAATCGCCCTTTGAATACAGGAAATTATATGATTAGTTATAGATTTCCTGTACCTGTTCCTAAATACCAATCCAATTGCCATATTATCTTTAACTATCATATCGTTATTAATAAAGCATAAACGAACACCATAATTTCAGCAAAAGAATGCCTGATTAAGAAACCATTTAACATTGGCCATCAACTGCTATAGGAACAGTTTATTTAAAGGGCCTGCTTTGAGAATAAAAGAATCAACGTGATTCTTTCTTTGTATTTAGGGGCCATTCCCCGCAAAAAATATATCTCCCTGACCCAACCTGTAATTCAAGATACCCATTCCTTAATTTCCCAACCCGGATATCTTTGGATTTTGTTATACTTTTTCCTGCTTCAGTAACCGCATCAGCGCGGTTAGCAGGAATGTAAATGGTGGCAGTTGTATTAGCAGGAATTTCAGAATCGATTATCAACTTGCCGTTCTCCACTTTCCAACCCGAACTTAGCTTGCCATATGGTGTGATATGTGTGGCCGTTGCATAGGTTAGGTTGCCACCAATATGTGGCTGTATTTTTATTTTTTTGTACCCGGGTCCATTTTCATCAATATCTAACCCAACCATTTGACTATACATCCAATCGCCAATTGCACCATAGGCATAATGATTGAAAGAGTTCATCGAAGCCGGCTCAAATGTTCCGTCGGGACGAATGCCGTTCCAGCGCTCCCAAATTGTAGTAGCGCCCATCTTTACGGGATATAGCCAGGAAGGAAAACTTTCCTGCAAAAGCAGATCATACGCGACATTTGTTTTGCCAAATCGGGAAAGTACCTGACAAATGTAGGGCGTTCCTAAAAAGCCCGTGGTAATGTGATTACCATAACTTCTTATATTTTTAACCAGGCGGTCGGCCGCTTGTTTTCTCAAATGTATCGGAAGCATATCAAAGTTCAGCGCCAGAACATATGCTGTTTGAGTGCCAGAAACAAGGCGGCCGTTACCTGTAACATATTCCCTCATAAAGGCATCCTTAATATGAACGAGCAGTTTTTGATAGTCTGTTACATCCTTAGTTTTACCCAAAACCTTTGCCGTATTAATTAACAGTTGTGTTGAATGCGCATAAAAACATTGGGCAATAAGGTATTTATCGGTAACGGCCGAACGGCCATACAGGTCGTTATCCAGCATATATGAAAGCCAGTCGCCATAATGAAAGCCATTGGCCCATATATAATTCCGGCTGGAATCTGTCATGAATCTTACCCAGGCTTTCATGCTCGGATATTGTTCTTTCAGTAAACGTTTATCTCCGTAAGCAAGATATAGGTTCCACGGAATAATTGTAGAAGCATCAGACCATCCTGTAGCGCCACCGTTAGGATAATTTAATACATTTGGAATAACATCCGGAACTTTGCCATTTGGGGACTGGTCTGCTGCTAAGTCCTTGAGCCATTTCGCAAAGAAGTTATTTCCGTTGCGAAGGAAGAAAGCCGTTCTGGAAAACACCTGAGCATCACCCGTCCATCCCAGCCGCTCATCCCGCTGTGGACAATCCGTCGGCACGTCCAGAAAGTTGCCTTTCTGTCCCCATTCAATATTTCGTTGCAATTGGTTGATAAGCGGATTGGAAGTTGTGAAGGTACCGGTTGGCTCCATATCCGAATACAGCGCAACAGCAGTAAAGTTCTCGGGTATTAGTTGCCCTGTATATCCGCTTATTTTGATGTAACGGAAGCCTTGCCAGCTGAAATGCGGTTCGAATGTTTGCTCACCTCCTCCTTTTAACACATAATTATTTTCAGATTTTGCTGATCGTAGATTTGTCGTGTAAAAATTACCCAGTTTATCCAGCACTTCTGCGTGATTAATCTTAATAGTATCGCCGTTTCGGCCCGACGCTTTAACAACAACCCAACCTACAAGGTTTTGGCCGAAGTCAATGACCTTTTCGCCTTTCGGTGTAGTCAATATTTTCACTGGCTTAAACGTTTCATGTTTCTTTACAGGCTCATTCACGGTAGCTACTAATATATTCATGGCATTGCGCGAAACT
It contains:
- a CDS encoding TonB-dependent receptor, which translates into the protein MYRNLIQTTKLPDKLEQEPINYRLCRAFAKKTLIQIMFFLLLSFSALAQVSIRGRIADEKGSPLPNASVQIKGTRTGAQTDQQGNFTINAPSSSSVLVISFVGYEKKEVTIGGQNNLNISLSPVSGNMAEVVVVGYGTQRKSDLTGAISSVSAKDLQKAAPINATEAIQGRASGVLVTTNSGAPGSEGTIRIRGIGTVNNNDPLYVVDGMFVNSINFLNPSDISRIEVLKDASATAIYGSRGANGVVLITTLKGASGKPAISLNANTAISNVSNLPVTLNRDQYLDYKKTAYLNGYLRSIANPNPNIDPFTTSDPFFTYVKTVKEQYDKGYNTNWAKELLKTAVVQNYGVAIRGGTDNVRYSASAGYFDQKGIIENSGYKRYTVRLNTDYTINNRLVIGENLNITHSITSGRYGENAPGGIVNEILNDDPLSPILKPNADPNDLNYRYNKYAYSAVTGNFNPAGIISRMNDRTFLVQLVGNVYGELEVLKGLKLRSSMGYDYNNNRRSAYTPQYYIDALEKNDLSTVTEENANFFGQVWENTLTYNNKFGEHSITGLLGYTEELYKGNFVNVSRQGTANNDPSLQVLNAATGDISLTGNKTNYALRSYFARVNYAYADKYLLTATVRRDGSSKFASDKQWGTFPSVSAGWKISSEKFFQNLNTLSFINMLKLRAGWGQIGNQSMPGGTNNPYLSLIEGANGYRYVFGDAVTNGYYLSSLGNPSITWETSEQTNIGLDLGLLNNKLTVSADYFIKHTKNMLLQVQLPSYAGFPGTPYTNAGEIQNKGFEIAAAYQGAVGKFSYGISANVSRFINKVQSLGTGNNPIVSSDYISTLTINRTAVGRSVGEFYGYVTDGIFQNTAEVSAYSKNGTKIQPNALPGDFRFKDLNGDGVIDANDQTYIGNPLPKFLYGFNLNLAYKNFDLAALFQGSYGNKLFNLNKYYRGTLNGAYTGDLANYEAAWRGEGTSNSQPIISTVDQNQNFRVSNWYVEDGSYLRLKSIQIGYNIPSGWLKRAGISSSRIYLGGTDLFTITKYTGIDPEAGLAASPIQAGWELSSYPKMKRYILGLNVTF
- a CDS encoding AraC family transcriptional regulator, whose product is MKKIFSELPHPVDSSIIVKQEITTKFVNTFHFHDGFEVTFIIRGQGKFYGGNQLLNFGEGDMYFFGPLFPHYFVNEKYSENVNQMAHSIAVQFQEDFLGKELYEKPEFGKIKDLLKFAQSACLKLTISSNEIQERFVQLTKQQGVKKILLLLELLDYMASLPKKSFNVLTIDAPKTIENAKGFSKLDAVYRYVLENFKQDVNSQKAAGLACLNETAFCRYFKRQTKNTFSQFVNKVRVTHATSLLQDKNRSIANICYECGFNNLSYFNRQFRKFTNKSPFEYRKLYD
- a CDS encoding family 78 glycoside hydrolase catalytic domain, with translation MLIEHMANPIGVATVKPRFSWQLVSDKRNLLQTAYEIRVANDSSALFLGKALVWNSGRVFSDSSINVSFKGRSLQSGRRYYWQVRVWGNSGKVSDWSTPAFFQMAFLNSSDWKAKWIAPGFTEDSLRASPLFRKQFNSPRKIKSATAYITAHGLYEAQINGKRIGDAYLTPGWTSYHKRLQYQVYDVTDKVIQGENAIGITLGSGWYRSHMSWDNIPDSYGKDIALLFQLNILYDDGTTEQIISDESWKSSTAEIRYSEIYNGETIDSRKEKKGWNMAEFNDNDWSGVKVSRNAMNILVATVNEPVKKHETFKPVKILTTPKGEKVIDFGQNLVGWVVVKASGRNGDTIKINHAEVLDKLGNFYTTNLRSAKSENNYVLKGGGEQTFEPHFSWQGFRYIKISGYTGQLIPENFTAVALYSDMEPTGTFTTSNPLINQLQRNIEWGQKGNFLDVPTDCPQRDERLGWTGDAQVFSRTAFFLRNGNNFFAKWLKDLAADQSPNGKVPDVIPNVLNYPNGGATGWSDASTIIPWNLYLAYGDKRLLKEQYPSMKAWVRFMTDSSRNYIWANGFHYGDWLSYMLDNDLYGRSAVTDKYLIAQCFYAHSTQLLINTAKVLGKTKDVTDYQKLLVHIKDAFMREYVTGNGRLVSGTQTAYVLALNFDMLPIHLRKQAADRLVKNIRSYGNHITTGFLGTPYICQVLSRFGKTNVAYDLLLQESFPSWLYPVKMGATTIWERWNGIRPDGTFEPASMNSFNHYAYGAIGDWMYSQMVGLDIDENGPGYKKIKIQPHIGGNLTYATATHITPYGKLSSGWKVENGKLIIDSEIPANTTATIYIPANRADAVTEAGKSITKSKDIRVGKLRNGYLELQVGSGRYIFCGEWPLNTKKESR